From one Dermacentor andersoni chromosome 1, qqDerAnde1_hic_scaffold, whole genome shotgun sequence genomic stretch:
- the LOC129381254 gene encoding uncharacterized protein, giving the protein MRRRSKSGRRRGSKKDDQYGPTGSAPDEAEGVSPTYSAVRERDMESAVTMDLGSVAPTPGTLTGKKQKAAPQPPQPAQPAADQPASILSTKKERKRLHRRHRKHSAAEADEGNLEPTAGAALPEVLKAGTVAGGMSIAQQQVAATPGQKASTGTRQTSPRMAVMAPGSASQGATATTSSLLGGTQQAAIAPRPPTMATSFTSSTTAPAAQYPPEPPPAGPATVTRPVTGTGTVADFSKVTPSDSERQPTAARTAAMAASVPLLPGALQKKDESSTALRELPKQQSELPSADSSTSTVGGTLRTPARQSGAIRQQSSSLARTTAKLAIKPSIQEEEEESASEDEEEALAPSTRRLERTASKVSQRDQAAQPYRLVTQPPETQANTSEQLNFPAQSRTVPADSVVLAQDVANKLVSVLSRVENLASEIVSKNARESVKSSDKGNTTARRANLCAKCRAAERKARGSTADAEQLSEDGSDEEEAGVPGRSDDHKRKQRKPAPPRRTQGSKYNAPEETLEQNDGYYGEGFSWDENERENRREDAEPTGVLRRRSRSDSSLEIHRESEIAERAVRSGAMYDWVDPTDDARNTNERYIYREPPPFMRAQRFLPPYWYGGPQLEYRSFRASLMQPPYSQPNSMLYSNSARAPLVHLANQSPYQISQAALPPSNLELYPQAQGYFQGQPFPPRTPPVSYRYPQIYPQNGGSVGPGGQLLSSQPFAIRSGYSTGAAYGQPQNQAYNYSQAFQNCMAPNNSTRPDYQQQNAQTVRNVGPGPTIAAIPNTTTVSSQSSLAFEAMDANSVRCGGSTISTETGVARTALLQSRPSASREERPLPAKKVIAWSMNKSAPTTASRPPAASTSPGPAQQPVPSTSDMRRAETMIACYCKCHSCGGEGHDYQDGQQDVSLENLLRHEDDLRWDEQLRERSRVLREEKIRQEERLQMRQRLQDQERLFREERQFRDDLERRREADRALQRALERESEAEARANAAVIQLLASTRAQEIDRPSGGAGQDTKATAEQEVGASSSDDDAVFASVSSTLGKPETKASRERRCSDAGIQLPQTPLQQSRAPVQEASLEQLPRASDSKSTRESSINTASTAENVTGEPEKLDDSKF; this is encoded by the exons ATGCGCCGCAGAAGCAAATCGGGACGCCGCCGGGGAAGCAAGAAGGATGACCAGTATGGGCCCACCGGGTCAGCCCCCGATGAAGCGGAAGGAGTCTCGCCTACGTACAGCGCCGTGCGAGAAAGGGACATGGAGTCGGCGGTCACGATGGACCTTGGTTCTGTTGCTCCGACACCGGGCACACTtacaggaaagaaacaaaaagcagcaCCACAACCACCACAACCTGCCCAGCCAGCAGCCGACCAGCCAGCATCGATTCTGTCcactaaaaaagaaaggaagcgacTGCACCGCCGCCATCGCAAGCACTCTGCAGCGGAGGCCGACGAGGGCAACCTCGAACCTACAGCGGGAGCCGCTCTTCCGGAAGTGCTTAAAGCAGGCACAGTGGCAGGCGGCATGTctatcgcccagcaacaagtCGCTGCCACACCGGGACAAAAAGCCTCGACCGGCACAAGGCAGACGTCACCGCGAATGGCCGTCATGGCACCGGGATCAGCTTCTCAAGGTGCTACAGCGACCACGAGCTCGTTACTAGGCGGCACCCAACAAGCGGCGATTGCACCACGTCCTCCCACCATGGCGACGTCATTCACGTCGTCGACGACAGCTCCGGCTGCCCAGTATCCTCCAGAACCTCCGCCAGCGGGGCCCGCCACAGTCACGCGACCAGTTACGGGTACAGGGACAGTTGCTGACTTTAGCAAGGTGACTCCTTCTGATTCTGAGCGCCAGCCAACAGCGGCACGCACAGCCGCTATGGCAGCATCGGTTCCTCTGCTGCCAGGTGCTCTGCAGAAAAAGGATGAGAGCAGCACTGCGCTGCGCGAGTTACCGAAGCAGCAGTCTGAGCTCCCCAGTGCCGATTCTTCTACGTCGACTGTGGGTGGCACCCTCCGCACGCCGGCTCGGCAGAGTGGTGCAATTAGACAACAGTCATCATCGCTGGCACGCACGACTGCGAAGTTGGCGATAAAACCCAGCAtccaagaggaggaggaggaatcgGCTTCAGAGGATGAGGAGGAAGCCCTAGCTCCGTCTACACGAAGACTAGAACGCACGGCTTCTAAAGTATCTCAGAGGGACCAAGCCGCGCAGCCGTACAGGTTGGTCACACAGCCACCAGAAACGCAGGCAAACACTTCAGAACAGCTCAATTTCCCGGCGCAAAGCCGCACTGTTCCGGCTGACTCGGTTGTGCTAGCACAGGACGTAGCAAATAAGCTAGTCTCCGTTCTCTCTAGAGTGGAAAACTTGGCCTCAGAAATTGTATCCAAAAACGCCCGTGAAAGTGTCAAAAGTAGCGACAAGGGAAATACCACGGCACGTAGAGCAAACTTATGCGCAAAGTGTAGGGCGGCAGAAAGGAAAGCACGAGGCAGTACGGCGGATGCCGAACAATTATCTGAAGACGGGAGCGATGAGGAAGAAGCCGGTGTGCCTGGAAGAAGCGACGACCACAAAAGGAAACAGCGCAAGCCTGCACCGCCTAGGCGTACTCAAGGCAGCAAATACAACGCACCTGAAGAGACTCTGGAACAAAATGATGGGTACTATGGTGAAGGCTTTTCTTGGGACGAGAACGAGCGAGAAAATCGTAGAGAAGACGCTGAACCTACCGGAGTGCTACGCAGACGATCGCGCAGTGATTCCTCGTTAGAGATCCATAGAGAATCTGAGATAGCCGAGCGAGCGGTGCGCAGTGGCGCCATGTACGATTGGGTCGATCCCACAGATGATGCAAGAAATACAAACGAGCGCTATATATACCGAGAACCACCACCCTTCATGAGAGCCCAGCGCTTCCTTCCGCCTTACTGGTATGGCGGCCCCCAACTTGAATACCGATCATTTAGAGCAAGTCTAATGCAACCGCCGTATTCGCAGCCTAATTCTATGCTGTATTCAAACAGCGCTCGTGCTCCCCTGGTGCATCTTGCCAACCAAAGTCCTTACCAAATTTCTCAGGCAGCGCTACCACCCTCGAACCTGGAACTGTACCCACAAGCCCAAGGATACTTCCAAGGGCAACCATTCCCACCGAGAACACCACCTGTCAGTTATAGATATCCCCAAATTTATCCACAAAACGGGGGATCCGTAGGGCCTGGCGGCCAGCTACTAAGTAGTCAGCCATTCGCCATCCGGTCGGGCTACAGTACTGGCGCTGCTTACGGACAGCCGCAAAATCAAGCTTAcaactacagccaagcattccaaAATTGCATGGCCCCGAACAACTCTACCCGGCCCGACTATCAGCAGCAGAACGCTCAGACGGTGCGGAACGTCGGACCAGGGCCCACTATAGCTGCCATCCCGAACACAACCACAGTCTCTTCTCAAAGCAGCTTAGCGTTTGAGGCCATGGATGCTAACAGCGTTCGTTGTGGCGGCAGCACCATCAGCACCGAGACGGGGGTCGCCCGAACCGCGCTCCTGCAAAGCCGACCGAGCGCCTCCAGAGAGGAGCGGCCGCTTCCCGCTAAGAAAGTAATAGCCTGGTCCATGAATAAGTCTGCCCCAACTACGGCCTCTCGTCCACCTGCAGCGTCAACATCACCTGGGCCTGCTCAGCAGCCCGTTCCATCTACTTCAGACATGAGACGCGCTGAGACAATGATAGCCTGCTACTGCAAGTGCCACAGCTGTGGTGGTGAGGGCCACGATTACCAGGATGGGCAGCAAGACGTGAGCTTGGAGAATCTTCTGCGGCACGAGGACGACCTTCGCTGGGACGAGCAGCTTCGCGAGCGTAGCCGGGTACTGCGCGAAGAGAAAATTCGGCAAGAGGAGAGACTCCAAATGCGGCAGCGGCTGCAGGACCAGGAACGGCTGTTCCGCGAGGAGCGTCAGTTCCGGGATGACCTTGAGCGAAGACGCGAGGCCGACCGGGCTTTGCAGCGAGCACTCGAGAGGGAGAGTGAAGCGGAAGCCAGGGCCAACGCAGCCGTCATACAGCTTTTGGCCAGCACGAGGGCCCAAGAAATCGATCGCCCGTCCGGTGGTGCCGGCCAAGACACGAAG GCGACAGCAGAACAAGAGGTCGGAGCCTCATCGAGTGATGACGATGCCGTGTTCGCGTCTGTCTCATCGACGCTCGGCAAGCCAGAAACTAAAGCAAGCCGTGAGCGACGCTGCTCGGACGCTGGCATTCAGCTGCCGCAGACGCCCCTACAGCAGAGCCGGGCGCCTGTGCAAGAGGCTTCGCTAGAGCAACTGCCCAGGGCGTCTGATTCGAAGTCTACGAGAGAGAGCAGCATCAACACAGCATCCACTGCTGAAAATGTGACCGGCGAGCCTGAAAAGCTCGATGATTCCAAATTCTGA